A DNA window from Vigna angularis cultivar LongXiaoDou No.4 chromosome 1, ASM1680809v1, whole genome shotgun sequence contains the following coding sequences:
- the LOC108321373 gene encoding uncharacterized protein LOC108321373, translating to MEGGNSNNNPEDLAVGCLLSIRTTLGDEFEGQVVTFDRPSNILVLQEPSKHGPRRNIRLLKANYIKEFTFLGQAEDPLDPSNCFLDLTALQAREEIAIRQAEADAERIGVGVTSEAQSIFDALSKTLPVRWDKTVIVVMNDVRVSSPYHPDSVVGGTPAANERVKKVLEFERKRLQLRSSGGQ from the exons ATGGAGGGtggcaacagcaacaacaaccctGAGGACCTGGCGGTAGGGTGTTTGCTGTCGATCAGGACAACGTTGGGCGACGAATTCGAAGGTCAGGTTGTGACCTTCGATCGACCCTCCAACATCCTTGTACTCCAGGAACCTTCCAAACATGGCCCTCGTCGGAACATTAGGTTGCTCAAGGCTAATTACATCAAAGAGTTCACCTTTCTTGGCCAGGCCGAAGACCCACTTGATCCTTCCAACTGCTTTCTTGACCTCACCGCTCTCCAAGCTAGGGAAGAAATTGCTATCAG ACAAGCAGAGGCTGATGCTGAGAGGATTGGGGTTGGGGTTACCAGCGAGGCGCAGAGCATCTTCGATGCTTTGTCCAAAAC GCTTCCAGTCCGCTGGGACAAGACAGTCATAGTTGTGATGAATGACGTCCGCGTCAGCAGTCCTTATCATCCTGATTCTGTTGTTGGAGGTACTCCTGCTGCAAATGAGCGAGTGAAGAAAGTg CTTGAGTTTGAGAGGAAGAGGTTGCAACTTCGCAGTTCTGGTGGTCAGTAA